The following are encoded in a window of Scleropages formosus chromosome 7, fSclFor1.1, whole genome shotgun sequence genomic DNA:
- the LOC108926224 gene encoding myosin light chain kinase 3-like: MPTTCMLIYMNGRAWILMQGNTCLKSSSPLCATGFKVSGCIQEFGVPDVQEAQDAKIREKNVPPVPSSAAGQGHLMKSKGHQEAPKSERLSLEAVATATRPGLTMDRIRGPVSKSKAKTFQIPCQREPGPLQSRAERVPSSSPEEACTKAVTLGKRDTSRGDEKADIAGALGNTSHILTSVPLSVIDDCPPLPAPFEHRIVSARELPVGSYYTVNSTVLGGGRFGRVHKCAERSSGLMLAAKFIRVQGAKHRDELKNEIGVMNQLNHINLVKLYDAFESRNNLTLIMEYLDGGELFDRITDERYQLTEMDAIVFTRQICEGVRYLHQHYILHLDLKPENIVCVNNTGNQIKIIDFGLARKYRPREKLRVNFGTPEFLAPEIVRYEFVSFPTDMWSVGVITYMLLSGLSPFLGESDTETMNNIISSTWDFDSEAFENVSVEAKDFVSQLLVPQTCGRMSAAASTRHSWINSLEKKASMLKVRLKSQLHLQRYLVARRQWKKHFLVVTAANRLKNFCQSKPEGPT; the protein is encoded by the exons ATGCCCACTACGTGCATGCTCATCTACATGAATGGCAGGGCTTGGATCCTCATGCAGGGCAACACTTGTTTGAAGAGCTCTTCCCCACTCTGTGCCACTGGATTCAAGGTGTCAGGCTGCATTCAGGAGTTTGGG GTACCTGACGTGCAGGAGGCCCAAGATGCCAAGATTCGAGAGAAAAATGTGCCTCCGGTGCCCTCATCAGCCGCTGGCCAGGGGCACCTAATGAAGAGTAAGGGGCACCAGGAAGCCCCCAAAAGTGAAAGGCTCTCGCTGGAAGCTGTTGCTACAGCGACGAGGCCCGGCTTGACGATGGACCGAATACGGGGTCCGGTCTCAAAGAGCAAAGCAAAGACATTCCAAATCCCTTGTCAAAGGGAGCCCGGCCCGCTTCAGTCCCGGGCAGAGCGGGTTCCGAGCAGTAGCCCCGAGGAAGCCTGCACCAAAGCTGTCACGCTCGGGAAGCGTGACACATCGAGAGGTGATGAGAAAGCAGATATTGCAGGGGCTTTGGGGAACACCTCTCATATTTTAACTTCTGTACCTCTGTCAGTCATCG ATGACTGCCCCCCTTTGCCGGCCCCTTTTGAACACCGCATTGTGAGTGCCAGGGAGCTTCCAGTGGGCTCCTACTACACTGTCAACTCAACCGTGCTGGGAGG GGGGCGCTTTGGTCGGGTTCACAAGTGTGCCGAGCGCTCCTCAGGCCTGATGCTGGCTGCCAAGTTCATAAGAGTGCAAGGTGCCAAGCACAGG GATGAGCTTAAGAATGAGATTGGTGTTATGAACCAGTTAAACCACATCAATCTGGTTAAGCTCTATGATGCATTTGAGTCTCGGAACAACCTGACCCTCATCATGGAATA TTTGGATGGCGGTGAGCTGTTCGATCGAATCACGGACGAGAGATACCAGCTGACGGAGATGGATGCCATTGTGTTTACGAGGCAGATCTGTGAAGGGGTGCGGTACCTCCACCAGCACTACATTCTCCATCTAGACCTTAAG CCAGAAAATATAGTGTGTGTCAATAACACCGGAAATCAGATAAAAATAATTGACTTTGGACTTGCCAGAAA ATACAGGCCACGAGAGAAGCTGCGTGTGAACTTTGGCACACCGGAATTTTTAGCTCCTGAGATAGTCAGGTATGAATTTGTCTCCTTCCCAACTGACATGTGGAGCGTCGGGGTCATCACATATATGCT TCTCAGCGGCCTGTCCCCTTTCCTGGGGGAGAGCGACACCGAGACCATGAACAACATCATCAGCTCCACGTGGGACTTTGACAGCGAGGCTTTCGAGAATGTCTCTGTCGAGGCCAAAGACTTTGTCTCccagctgcttgtcccacagACATG TGGCCGCATGAGCGCCGCCGCCTCCACCAGGCATAGCTGGATCAACAGCCTGGAGAAAAAGGCATCGATGCTGAAGGTTCGCCTCAAGTCACAGCTCCACCTCCAGCGCTACCTGGTGGCCCGCAGGCAGTGGAAG AAACACTTCCTGGTGGTCACGGCGGCCAACAGGCTGAAGAACTTTTGCCAGAGCAAGCCTGAGGGCCCGACGTAG
- the LOC108926317 gene encoding UPF0547 protein C16orf87 homolog isoform X2 has product MGHPLRKESSSVSTEGTRCSAVLRCGSSYTARSRTQPVRSARSMSANKSKKVKMATKACPECDQQIPVACKSCHCGYVFISRKLLSSRLPERPPPALGFSGIALTFTDKFEAKRRRTERNQKEKTSPANDMENKRRSRSNSQSEQIRRGRGRPKTATQKKQEEEKEKQEKESDIYASLSDEKAFVFSVALAEINRKILGQRLIL; this is encoded by the exons ATGGGTCACCCTCTCCGGAAAG AGTCGAGCTCCGTGTCCACGGAGGGGACGCGCTGCTCAGCTGTGCTCCGCTGCGGCTCTTCATACACCGCGCGCTCCCGCACACAGCCCGTCCGATCGGCGCGGAGCATGTCGGCAAACAAGTCCAAGAAAGTGAAGATGGCGACAAAGGCATGTCCAGAATGCGATCAACAG ATCCCCGTGGCCTGTAAATCCTGCCACTGTGGCTATGTGTTCATCAGCCGAAAGCTGCTGAGCTCCAGGCTCCCCGAGAGACCGCCTCCAGCATTGG GATTTTCTGGTATTGCATTAACGTTCACAGACAAGTTTGAAGCTAAAAGGAGAAGAACAGAGAGGAATCAGAAAGAAAAGACAAGTCCAGCCAATGATATGGAGAACAAGAGGCGGTCCCGATCAAACAGCCAGTCAGAGCAGATTCGCAGAGGGCGGGGTCGCCCGAAGACCGCCACCCAGAAAAAGCAGGAGGAAGAAAAAG AAAAGCAAGAGAAGGAAAGCGACATCTACGCCAGCCTCTCGGACGAGAAAGCATTTGTATTCTCCGTGGCTTTGGCAGAGATCAACAGGAAGATCCTGGGCCAGAGACTGATTCTGTAG
- the LOC108926317 gene encoding UPF0547 protein C16orf87 homolog isoform X1 translates to MFSLTRRKLRPWCACAESSSVSTEGTRCSAVLRCGSSYTARSRTQPVRSARSMSANKSKKVKMATKACPECDQQIPVACKSCHCGYVFISRKLLSSRLPERPPPALGFSGIALTFTDKFEAKRRRTERNQKEKTSPANDMENKRRSRSNSQSEQIRRGRGRPKTATQKKQEEEKEKQEKESDIYASLSDEKAFVFSVALAEINRKILGQRLIL, encoded by the exons ATGTTTTCTCTCACACGACGCAAACTGCGTCCGTGGTGCGCATGCGCAGAGTCGAGCTCCGTGTCCACGGAGGGGACGCGCTGCTCAGCTGTGCTCCGCTGCGGCTCTTCATACACCGCGCGCTCCCGCACACAGCCCGTCCGATCGGCGCGGAGCATGTCGGCAAACAAGTCCAAGAAAGTGAAGATGGCGACAAAGGCATGTCCAGAATGCGATCAACAG ATCCCCGTGGCCTGTAAATCCTGCCACTGTGGCTATGTGTTCATCAGCCGAAAGCTGCTGAGCTCCAGGCTCCCCGAGAGACCGCCTCCAGCATTGG GATTTTCTGGTATTGCATTAACGTTCACAGACAAGTTTGAAGCTAAAAGGAGAAGAACAGAGAGGAATCAGAAAGAAAAGACAAGTCCAGCCAATGATATGGAGAACAAGAGGCGGTCCCGATCAAACAGCCAGTCAGAGCAGATTCGCAGAGGGCGGGGTCGCCCGAAGACCGCCACCCAGAAAAAGCAGGAGGAAGAAAAAG AAAAGCAAGAGAAGGAAAGCGACATCTACGCCAGCCTCTCGGACGAGAAAGCATTTGTATTCTCCGTGGCTTTGGCAGAGATCAACAGGAAGATCCTGGGCCAGAGACTGATTCTGTAG
- the LOC108926317 gene encoding UPF0547 protein C16orf87 homolog isoform X3, which yields MFSLTRRKLRPWCACAESSSVSTEGTRCSAVLRCGSSYTARSRTQPVRSARSMSANKSKKVKMATKACPECDQQIPVACKSCHCGYVFISRKLLSSRLPERPPPALDKFEAKRRRTERNQKEKTSPANDMENKRRSRSNSQSEQIRRGRGRPKTATQKKQEEEKEKQEKESDIYASLSDEKAFVFSVALAEINRKILGQRLIL from the exons ATGTTTTCTCTCACACGACGCAAACTGCGTCCGTGGTGCGCATGCGCAGAGTCGAGCTCCGTGTCCACGGAGGGGACGCGCTGCTCAGCTGTGCTCCGCTGCGGCTCTTCATACACCGCGCGCTCCCGCACACAGCCCGTCCGATCGGCGCGGAGCATGTCGGCAAACAAGTCCAAGAAAGTGAAGATGGCGACAAAGGCATGTCCAGAATGCGATCAACAG ATCCCCGTGGCCTGTAAATCCTGCCACTGTGGCTATGTGTTCATCAGCCGAAAGCTGCTGAGCTCCAGGCTCCCCGAGAGACCGCCTCCAGCATTGG ACAAGTTTGAAGCTAAAAGGAGAAGAACAGAGAGGAATCAGAAAGAAAAGACAAGTCCAGCCAATGATATGGAGAACAAGAGGCGGTCCCGATCAAACAGCCAGTCAGAGCAGATTCGCAGAGGGCGGGGTCGCCCGAAGACCGCCACCCAGAAAAAGCAGGAGGAAGAAAAAG AAAAGCAAGAGAAGGAAAGCGACATCTACGCCAGCCTCTCGGACGAGAAAGCATTTGTATTCTCCGTGGCTTTGGCAGAGATCAACAGGAAGATCCTGGGCCAGAGACTGATTCTGTAG